In Zingiber officinale cultivar Zhangliang chromosome 1A, Zo_v1.1, whole genome shotgun sequence, a genomic segment contains:
- the LOC122013773 gene encoding probable F-box protein At4g22060 isoform X2 — protein MVGRGWSDLPLDLFSLVFSKLSLPQFLRSMAVCVSWSAAVCDLSTRGRCFKFRGQSPWLVLYHNPKVDPSAITFYALDERREYTIPVPDPPISDRIFLGSAHGWIITIDVRLRLQLLNPITGAQIDLPRLSRVFPSEHTHPIRDTAGCLIGFEMPIPVYDGQVRCGNNYIDCLEQVHLKAILSADPSLGDGYTVALIQYPPGRIYFTRSGDEIWFDLNNPILIENMVFHQGKLYMSALSFPAVYVCDLAQIQHGEMPRFRVVDQGW, from the exons ATGGTTGGCCGCGGCTGGTCTGATCTGCCGCTGGATCTCTTCTCCCTCGTCTTCTCCAAACTCTCCCTTCCTCAATTTCTCCGCTCAATGGCCGTCTGTGTTTCGTGGTCGGCCGCCGTCTGCGATCTTTCCACGCGCGGCAGATGCTTTAAGTTTCGCGGGCAGAGCCCCTGGCTCGTGCTCTACCACAATCCCAAGGTCGACCCATCCGCCATCACCTTCTACGCCTTGGACGAGCGAAGGGAGTACACCATCCCCGTCCCGGACCCTCCCATAAGCGACCGAATCTTCCTCGGCTCTGCTCACGGTTGGATCATCACGATCGACGTCCGCCTCCGGCTGCAACTGCTGAACCCGATCACCGGCGCGCAGATCGACCTCCCTCGCCTGAGCCGCGTCTTCCCCTCCGAGCACACCCACCCCATCCGCGACACTGCAGGATGCCTAATCGGCTTCGAGATGCCGATACCAGTGTACGACGGGCAGGTACGGTGTGGAAACAATTATATCGACTGTCTAGAACAGGTTCACCTCAAAGCCATCCTATCTGCTGATCCGTCGCTCGGAGATGGCTACACCGTGGCGCTCATCCAGTATCCTCCCGGAAGAATCTATTTTACCCGCTCCGGCGACGAGATATGGTTCGACTTAAATAACCCCATTTTAATTGAAAATATGGTCTTCCATCAAGGAAAACTGTATATGAGTGCCCTTTCATTTCCGGCAGTGTATGTTTGTGACTTAGCCCAAATTCAACATGGCGAGATGCCCAGATTTAGAGTGGTCGATCAAG GGTGGTGA
- the LOC122013773 gene encoding putative F-box protein At4g22660 isoform X1, translated as MVGRGWSDLPLDLFSLVFSKLSLPQFLRSMAVCVSWSAAVCDLSTRGRCFKFRGQSPWLVLYHNPKVDPSAITFYALDERREYTIPVPDPPISDRIFLGSAHGWIITIDVRLRLQLLNPITGAQIDLPRLSRVFPSEHTHPIRDTAGCLIGFEMPIPVYDGQVRCGNNYIDCLEQVHLKAILSADPSLGDGYTVALIQYPPGRIYFTRSGDEIWFDLNNPILIENMVFHQGKLYMSALSFPAVYVCDLAQIQHGEMPRFRVVDQGASSNVLLRYLFETPQGDLLSIWREKDTKTAKTISFKVRRVVIDDEQKPSKRLEQTMDMVELVNYLKGDMMDKQILQREETKDDLGDLIVFLGGRKPLCLSACDFPHLTPNSIYFTDDNIFRDPEFEAYYRRMFEERNLQRFNVYFYHCCIPALFLERKWFRKILNCPNSFSIDKTWVRLYWQPPSNFIN; from the coding sequence ATGGTTGGCCGCGGCTGGTCTGATCTGCCGCTGGATCTCTTCTCCCTCGTCTTCTCCAAACTCTCCCTTCCTCAATTTCTCCGCTCAATGGCCGTCTGTGTTTCGTGGTCGGCCGCCGTCTGCGATCTTTCCACGCGCGGCAGATGCTTTAAGTTTCGCGGGCAGAGCCCCTGGCTCGTGCTCTACCACAATCCCAAGGTCGACCCATCCGCCATCACCTTCTACGCCTTGGACGAGCGAAGGGAGTACACCATCCCCGTCCCGGACCCTCCCATAAGCGACCGAATCTTCCTCGGCTCTGCTCACGGTTGGATCATCACGATCGACGTCCGCCTCCGGCTGCAACTGCTGAACCCGATCACCGGCGCGCAGATCGACCTCCCTCGCCTGAGCCGCGTCTTCCCCTCCGAGCACACCCACCCCATCCGCGACACTGCAGGATGCCTAATCGGCTTCGAGATGCCGATACCAGTGTACGACGGGCAGGTACGGTGTGGAAACAATTATATCGACTGTCTAGAACAGGTTCACCTCAAAGCCATCCTATCTGCTGATCCGTCGCTCGGAGATGGCTACACCGTGGCGCTCATCCAGTATCCTCCCGGAAGAATCTATTTTACCCGCTCCGGCGACGAGATATGGTTCGACTTAAATAACCCCATTTTAATTGAAAATATGGTCTTCCATCAAGGAAAACTGTATATGAGTGCCCTTTCATTTCCGGCAGTGTATGTTTGTGACTTAGCCCAAATTCAACATGGCGAGATGCCCAGATTTAGAGTGGTCGATCAAGGTGCAAGTTCTAACGTGCTCTTACGCTACTTGTTTGAAACTCCTCAAGGGGATCTTTTGAGTATTTGGAGGGAGAAAGATACAAAAACTGCTAAGACCATATCATTCAAGGTGCGCAGGGTGGTGATAGATGATGAGCAGAAGCCAAGTAAAAGACTAGAACAAACGATGGACATGGTAGAGCTTGTTAACTACTTAAAAGGCGACATGATGGATAAGCAGATTCTTCAAAGAGAAGAAACGAAGGATGACTTGGGAGACTTGATCGTCTTCTTAGGCGGCCGCAAACCACTTTGCTTGTCTGCTTGTGATTTTCCACACTTAACGCCTAATTCTATATATTTTACAGATGACAACATATTTCGAGATCCAGAGTTTGAAGCCTACTATCGGAGAATGTTTGAAGAACGAAATTTGCAGAGGTTTAATGTCTACTTTTACCATTGCTGCATTCCGGCATTGTTTTTGGAACGAAAATGGTTCAGAAAAATTCTGAATTGTCCGAATTCCTTTAGCATCGACAAGACTTGGGTCCGATTATATTGGCAGCCTCCCTCAAACTTCATTAATTAG